The Saccharopolyspora gloriosae genome window below encodes:
- a CDS encoding enoyl-CoA hydratase/isomerase family protein → MDADLLDRGGVGLTVQGRRATITLDRPDKLNAQTPVTWAALREIGQSLDPEVRVVVVRGRGRAFSAGLDKRLFGVDDVDGAPGLMSLVQRPTEEADADIATFQQGFSWLREPDRVTIAAVQGHAIGAGFQLALACDLRVLTEDAKLRMAETGLGLVPDLGGTLPLVRAVGYSRAVEICVTGRDVTAEEAQRIGLANSVVAADELDSAVDRFVEAVSAPPEGAVRETLALLAQADEVVDPEQQLAAERAAQIRRIAELAGLLGG, encoded by the coding sequence ATGGACGCCGACCTTCTGGACCGTGGCGGTGTGGGGCTCACGGTCCAGGGTCGGCGCGCCACCATCACACTCGATCGCCCGGACAAGCTCAACGCGCAGACGCCGGTGACGTGGGCGGCGCTGCGCGAGATCGGCCAGTCCCTGGACCCGGAAGTGCGGGTCGTGGTGGTGCGCGGGCGGGGGCGCGCGTTCTCCGCCGGACTGGACAAGAGGTTGTTCGGGGTCGATGACGTCGACGGTGCGCCCGGCCTGATGTCGCTGGTGCAGCGTCCCACCGAAGAGGCCGACGCCGACATCGCCACCTTCCAGCAGGGGTTCAGCTGGTTGCGCGAGCCGGATCGGGTCACCATCGCGGCCGTGCAGGGACATGCCATCGGCGCGGGGTTCCAGCTCGCACTGGCCTGCGACCTGCGCGTGCTCACCGAGGACGCGAAGCTGCGGATGGCCGAGACCGGGCTGGGCCTGGTCCCGGACCTCGGCGGCACGCTGCCGCTGGTGCGCGCCGTCGGCTACTCGCGCGCGGTGGAGATCTGCGTGACCGGCAGGGACGTGACGGCCGAGGAGGCGCAGCGCATCGGCCTGGCGAACTCGGTGGTCGCCGCCGACGAACTGGACTCCGCGGTGGACCGCTTCGTGGAAGCGGTGAGCGCGCCGCCGGAGGGCGCGGTGCGGGAAACGCTGGCGCTGCTGGCCCAGGCCGACGAGGTCGTGGATCCGGAGCAGCAGCTCGCCGCGGAACGCGCCGCGCAGATCCGCCGGATCGCGGAGCTCGCAGGACTTCTCGGCGGCTGA
- a CDS encoding helix-turn-helix domain-containing protein: MADLKKGARITGSARDKLASDLKKKYEKGASIRALAEATGRSYGFVHRVLSESGVQLRGRGGATRTKKK; the protein is encoded by the coding sequence GTGGCTGACCTGAAGAAGGGTGCGCGAATTACAGGGAGCGCCCGGGACAAGCTTGCCAGTGACCTGAAGAAGAAATACGAGAAGGGAGCGAGCATTCGCGCCCTTGCCGAGGCGACCGGGCGTTCCTACGGGTTCGTGCACCGGGTGCTGAGCGAGTCGGGCGTGCAGCTGCGCGGCCGTGGGGGTGCGACGCGTACCAAGAAGAAGTGA